The nucleotide sequence TCAGCGTGGTACAGCTGGTGGTCAGCGTTCAGGACCGCGTCCACCTGGCGAACGTCATCAAGAAGCTACGCACCATCAAGGGCGTGATACGGATTACGCGAGTCAGGGCCTGACGCAGAAAGGGTGGCAACGCCTACCAGGCTTCGTCTAGGATCCGCCTTCTTTTAAGCTCCGGCTTGCTGTTCAAGCCCCGAACCATGAGAACCCGCCATGACCCGCACCGTGATCACGTCCGATAAAGCCCCTGCCGCCATCGGTCCTTACTCCCAGGCCATCAAGGCCGGCAATACCGTCTACATGTCCGGGCAGATCCCGCTGGACCCCAAGACCATGGAACTGGTCGAGGGCTTCGAGGCGCAAACCGTGCAGGTGTTCGAGAATCTCAAGTCTGTAGCCGAAGCTGCGGGCGGCTCGCTCGCCAATATCGTCAAGCTGAATATCTTCCTCACCGATCTAGGCAACTTCGCCGCCGTCAATGAGGTCATGACCCGTTACTTCCAGGCGCCGTACCCTGCGCGTGCCGCCATCGGCATCAGCGCCCTGCCCAAGGGCTCGCTGGTGGAAATGGACGCGATTCTGGTGCTCGACTGATCCATTGCGAACCCTCAGCGCACCTCTATCTCCACCCGGCGATTACGCACTTCGGGTGTTGCATCCGGTGTGCTGACCAACAGGTCCAGCTCGCCCAGCGAGCGGACCTGCATTCTCGCCTGCAGCCCCTGCGCCCGAAGCCGTTCGGCAACTGACTGCGCACGCTGCAGGCCGATTCTGAGATTGGCCTGCCTAGGGCCGAGCGTGTCGGTGTGGCCGGTGACGACCACCAGTGGATGCTCACGCTGGCGCACTGCATGCAGCACCTGATCGAACACCTGCTCCGCGAAGATGCTCGGCTGCCCGTCGGCCTCCATGCGCACCACGAAACGTTCCGCCGGTTCCGGCCGCATTGCCAGCGCTGCGGCGAAATCTTGCCGCAATTGCCAGTCGCCTGGTGTGAAGGGCGAAGCGCCGGCCGCCAACGGTATCGCCAGGCCGGTCTGTTGCAGGGTTCGGCTGCGCTGACCGTCTAGTACCGTCACCTCGGCTCCGGCGGGATCTTCCAGCAGCGCCACGTAAGAGCGCTGGGCACAACCCGCCAGCGTCATGACCAGCAGCGAGACCGCAATTACGCGCCTCACCGGCTCACCTTCAGCAACGCATGGCCGGCACGCACCCTGACGCGCGCATCAGGCGTTCGCAGGTTGATCGCATCTGGATCGAGTCGGGTGATGGCCCCGCTCTCAATGCTCAATGTGCCCCGCTCGAAGCGCGCCTCCAGAGCGAAGGCTCCAATGGCCGGCGTGAAGCGATAACGCTCCAGGTGCAGCTCGCTGTCCGGCCCGAAGGACATGACCGTACCGTCTTCGAAGATCACTGCCAGGCCGCCCCCAGGGCCGCTGTGCAGCGTCATGCCCTCGATCACTGCCTGTCCCGGCAGCAACTCGCTGGTGATGCCCCGGCTGGTGACCAGAGCCTCGCCACTGACTCGGGAAATATAGCCGGCAGGGTCCGGCAGCGGTTGCGCCACGAGCGCAACTGGCCACAGGCAGAGCCCTGCAACCGCCAAACGAAACAGGTCGCGCAAACAGGCCATCCGGCACTCCAAAAGTGACTACTCCGATCGCCCGTAGAACCAACAAGAATGTGACGCTCGTCTAAAAAGGCCCGCCATTCGTCGCATCGCCACTTACTCACGGCGCCTTGCCGTATCCTCGTCCACGGTCGGTTCCCTGCTATCCGACCAGCGGTCGGCATCAAAATTCATTTGCATAAGCCGCGCCGCCGCGCCTGCCTTGGTGCTTCCGGGCGACTCGCCCGAAAACTGTGGTCCGTCCGCCAAGGGCGGTTGTTTTATGACGCCTCGGGCTTGCCCCGCCTGGATGTGAAATGAAAAAACCCCATTTGCCGCAAGGCCGCCGTCGTGGCCTGCTGTCCGTTGCGCTGGCGCTGGTAGTAGCCGTTGCGCTGGGCTACTGGCAGTTGAGACCCGATACCCCCGCCGCGCCTGCCACCGATGTCAGCACCAGCATGCTGCAGCAGCTGGATGCTTCGAAAAAACCCTGGCTGGAAAATCGCCGCGATCTCTCTACCCTTCTCGGCGACCTGCGCGGCCAGACCATCAGCAGCGCCGCACTGAGCAAGAACGCCATCTACGTCACGCGTGTCGATGGCCTGAATTACTGGGTGCCAGACCAAGCCGGTCACGTTGCGCAATTGCTGCTCGATCACTATGCAGCCGCCCAAACCCCGGTATTTCCACTGGCACTGTTCGAAACCGATGGCGAAGCGCCCTGGTATAAGTCCGTGCTGCCCTATACGCCTTTTATTCTGGCGATGATCGGCGTACTGGCTTACCTGTTCGTGAAAAACCAGTCCTTCAACGTGCAGCGCAAAGGCAGCGGTATCGGCTTTGATGACGTCATCGGTGCCCATGAAGCCAAGCAGGCGCTGAGCGATATCACCGCGTATCTGCGCGATCCCAGTACCTATGCCGCTCTCGGTGCCCGTCCGCCCAAGGGTGTGCTGCTGACCGGCGAGCCGGGCACCGGCAAGACTCAGCTGGCCAAGGCCCTGGCCAGCGAATCCCACGCCAGCTTTATCCAGGTGACCGGCAGCGACTTCTCCTCGATGTATTTCGGTGTCGGCATCCAGAAGGTCAAGGCGCTGTTTCGCACCGCGCGCAAGCAGGCGCCGTGCATCATCTTCATCGACGAGATCGACGGCATCGGCAAGCGCGCCGAGCAGCAGCGCTCCAGCGATGCGGAGAGCAACCGCATCATCAACCAGTTCCTGGCCGAAATAGACGGCTTTGACGCGGCCAGCGGCGTGCTGGTGCTGGGCGCCACCAACTTCCCCAACTCGCTCGACCCGGCCTTGGTGCGCGAAGGCCGTTTCGACCGCTCCATTGCCGTCGGCCTGCCCGGTCTCGACGACCGCGAGGCGCTGTTTCGCCTCTATGCCGGCAAGATCCGCGCGACCGACGCGCTGGACTATCCCCAGCTGGCGCGCAATACCGTCGGCCTGACACCTGCGGCCATCGCCCATATCGTCAACCATGCGGCGCTGCTGGCGGCGCGTGCTGGCGAGCAGCAGGTGGACATGGCGCACTTTATCGACGCCATCGAGACCT is from Pseudomonas saudiphocaensis and encodes:
- a CDS encoding RidA family protein, giving the protein MTRTVITSDKAPAAIGPYSQAIKAGNTVYMSGQIPLDPKTMELVEGFEAQTVQVFENLKSVAEAAGGSLANIVKLNIFLTDLGNFAAVNEVMTRYFQAPYPARAAIGISALPKGSLVEMDAILVLD
- a CDS encoding OmpA family protein, translated to MRRVIAVSLLVMTLAGCAQRSYVALLEDPAGAEVTVLDGQRSRTLQQTGLAIPLAAGASPFTPGDWQLRQDFAAALAMRPEPAERFVVRMEADGQPSIFAEQVFDQVLHAVRQREHPLVVVTGHTDTLGPRQANLRIGLQRAQSVAERLRAQGLQARMQVRSLGELDLLVSTPDATPEVRNRRVEIEVR
- a CDS encoding AAA family ATPase, with amino-acid sequence MKKPHLPQGRRRGLLSVALALVVAVALGYWQLRPDTPAAPATDVSTSMLQQLDASKKPWLENRRDLSTLLGDLRGQTISSAALSKNAIYVTRVDGLNYWVPDQAGHVAQLLLDHYAAAQTPVFPLALFETDGEAPWYKSVLPYTPFILAMIGVLAYLFVKNQSFNVQRKGSGIGFDDVIGAHEAKQALSDITAYLRDPSTYAALGARPPKGVLLTGEPGTGKTQLAKALASESHASFIQVTGSDFSSMYFGVGIQKVKALFRTARKQAPCIIFIDEIDGIGKRAEQQRSSDAESNRIINQFLAEIDGFDAASGVLVLGATNFPNSLDPALVREGRFDRSIAVGLPGLDDREALFRLYAGKIRATDALDYPQLARNTVGLTPAAIAHIVNHAALLAARAGEQQVDMAHFIDAIETCRIGEQPSGVTPLSGSDRKRIAVHEAGHALVAAALKVGRVEKVTILPRGQALGVTLVTPVEDKRLHMASELRNRIQMLLAGRGAELLYFQESSSGAGQDLQEASKIALSMVGALGMGPNGSLLSLQAVRDAHIEFDSAESIRAADELLKQLDRECQALLQRMKPALDEITARLLAEETVPGEQILQAIERLPEHHYEARVSSIIGHAMSSIDRVAASALEHVEQLELTPIEPEKDDGPGMV